The genomic region TTATTGACAAAGAAGGTATTGTACAGTTTATTGACGTACATCCAATTGATAGACAACCAGACAATGAAGAATTGTTTGATGTTTTACGTAAACTGTAATTCAATGCCTCATTTGTGGAAGGAGGTTTGGTATGGAACTTTCAAGAAAAGCAATTCCTTATACACCAATGGGTAAGCCTTTGCATGAATCAACAATAATGATTGTTTCCACTTCTGGTGTTCACTTGAAAAATCAAGAACCTTACAATACAGAACCATCTGAAGGTGATTCAACATTTCGCGTCATTCCAGGAGATGTAGATGCAAATGATTTAACCGTAACACATGCGGCACCGAAGGAGCATTATAATACTGATGCACCTAAAGAAGATATTAATTGCGTATTCCCAATTGATCGGTTAAGGGAAATGGTTGATGATGGAGATATTGGCGGAGTCGCAGAAAAACATTTAACGATGATGGGCTATTCCATGCGGTTAAATAAAATTAATAAGGAAACGATTCCGGCCCTTGTAAAAGAGGTCGTTCGCTCAAAGGCGGATGCTGTTTTGTTAACAGCTGGCTGACCTCTTTGTCACCGCACTGTAGTTACAGTGCAACGTGGAATTGAGGCACAAGGGATCCCGACAACCCTCATTACATTAGATGTTGAACAGTCAGGGTTGATGAGACCTCCCCGTGCCATACATCCGAAAGGGTTTGAGTTTGGCCATTCCTTAGGAAAGCCAAACGACAAAGAAACACAACGAAAAGTGTTAGAGGCTGCACTTTTCGAATTACCAGAAAGACAAGAACCTGGTAATATTCATGAAGCACATTTTCCAACGTATTAAAAAAGGACAAGCAATTGCTTGTCCTTTTTGTTATGTAAGTATTTAATTATAGTCCCGTCCTTTTCCTGAATCACTAATTTCAATTAATTGATTAGGATACGGGTTAAAATAACTTTGTTCCAAGAGCTTTGTTTCACCAAATCGAATTAACCAGGACTTTAGCAGTGATGTTATTGTACTTAATGGTATCCTCTTTTCACTATATTGTGTGAGATGATCGGCAAAAAAATGCTGTTCCTTATCTATTAACAGATGCTTAAATTTATGAAAAATCATTTTACACACCTTTACATTAGATGTGTAACGGGGTGCTTTTTGAAAGAGTTGTAATAAACCTTGTTCATACTGATGAAAAAGTTGTTCTGTCTGTTCTGTTTGTCGGGCAATAAGTTGTTTTAATTTTTTGTATTGGGTTTGGTTATATGCGATAAATAAATAATGATGTTTATGATGAAAATGTTTTAAACGTTCTACAGAATTTGCTGTTCTTATGCGTCGAAACTCGCTCAATGTAAACAACTTTGTAAAAAAATGTTCTCGTATGATGAAATTTTTTAACCGGCCTTCTTCTTCAACAACAATGGACGGGTATGCATTTAGTATATGGGAAGCAAACAATCCACTCGTTTTTTCAACAACAGGTGATTTTTCAAATTTGGCATACACTTTCGCATCGCGAATCCCGCAAGTAGGGGAACGACCTTTTAAAATAAACCCATCTATATCATTCTTTAAGGACGAAACATATTCCATTGAAAATTTGTTCATCTTCTCAGTTAAATCTTCTCTCGTTGATGGCTGCATTAAACGAGGTTTATAAAAATCTTCTTTCACCAGACGAATTGTCTCCCGTGGTACACCAAGTCCAATTTCTACTTCTGGACAAACGGGCCGGAATGTCACATGGTCTTTTAATTTCGAAATTGTCGAGTCACTTAACATATCTCCGTTATATCGACAAGCGCCGAATTCAAGACATTTACTAACTACTACAACTGGCTTTGTGAAGTCTCCCATCGTATTCCTCCAAAAGGATGTTCTATGTTTCCCCATATTTTCCCCAAAGGAGGAGAAATCATGAACTCGGGGTGGCGGAAGACTATAACTTTTTCGTAATCATTCGTTCCCATACTCTCCAAGGTAATGATTGTTTCAGTTTAATTGCAAATGAAACTCCTCTTCCTATGGGATACCGAAAACTCGGAGCGGGATGGTTTGCTACTTGTACAATTTTGTTTATCACTTCATCAGGGGGAGAAGCATTATCGGCAGTATTTTTGACTCGATTAAATATTGACTTTATCTCTTTTTCATAATGTGAGTCTTTTTGTATTTTGACCGACTCTAATCCCTTTGACCAAATGTTCGTTTTGTAGGATCCAGGCTCGATTAAGACGACATGAATACCTTTTGAACGGAGTTCCAACCGGAGGGATTCACTAAACCCTTCAACCGCAAACTTTGATGCCGCATATGGTGCCATAGCTGGGAAACCAATTTGGCCACTTATACTGCTGATATTAATGATTTTCCCTTGTTTCCGATCTCTCATAGATGGTAAGACAGCTTTCGTTACTTCAATTAATCCGAATACATTTACATCAAATTGTTTACGCCATTTTTCCATTGTGATTTCTTCAGTAAAACCACCTTGTGCAAATCCGGCGTTATTAACTAACACATCAATCGTTCCATATTGTTTCAAAATGTCACCAACAACGGTACGAATATTATTGGAATCAGTAACGTCTAATGGGATAACCTTAATTGATTCACGAACATCCTCCTTAAATGCTGCTTGTAATAATGATTTCTGTTTGGTTATATCACGCATTGTTGCACATACAAAATATCCTTCCTTCGCAAGCGCAATACTTGTAAGTAAACCAAATCCACTAGAAGTACCTGTAATTAGGGCAACACGTTTCTCCTTTATTTTGAATTTCATAGCAATCCTCCAACGAATTTTATAGGTTCATTTTAACATGAAAGAAATCCTTCTTATTTTTCGTTTTTGTTTTAAGACGGGGAAATCAATTTTATATATACAATTCAACAGAAATATATATGGGGAATTATGTTAAAATAGCAATACGTGCAGACTCTACTACAACGAGAAAAATTAATGTAATGTTAGGAGGAACTCCATGATTGAAGCAATTGATCAACAAGTGATGCACAGCTATCCAGGTATGGTAGCTCTCGTGACTGTAACCAGTAAAGAAGAAAATAATATTATGGCAGCAGGATGGCATTCATATATCTCGTATGACCCTCCTATTTATGGAGTTGCGATTGGAAGAGAACGCTATACATATAAATTAATAAAGGAAGCAGGTACATTTGCTATTAATTTCCTTCCGTTTGAAAGGGCCAAATTTATCCAACAGGCTGGAGTCTACTCCGGTATAAATGTAAACAAATTTAAAAAGGGAGAGATGGAGTATTTCAAGGGCGAAGTGACGAATTCTCCTATATTAAAAGATGCCTATATTGCTTATGAATGTGAGACGATAGACCGAAATACATATGGTGACCACGATTGGTTTGTAGGGGGTATCGTACAATTTTATCGAGACAATGAAGTATTTACAGAAGGTGGATTGCCAAACTTTGATAAACTTTCAATACCTTTATACATTGGACATTCTTTGTATACGAGTGTCAATCGAGAAAGTGATTTTGTGTCACGTCAAATAATAGATAAAGATTAACATGTTTTATAAGTCGGGTAACAAATTGGGGGGAGAGAGATGGATACCGCATCAAAAGAAATTCGCTGGAAACAATTATTCGATAATTTTGACAAGGTTTTAATGATTTTAAAAAAATATAATCGTACTACGTTAGATCGTGACATTGAAAGAGCAGGATATATACATTATTTTGAGATGGCAATGGAACATAGTAAAAAAGTTTTACATGCCTACTTAGAAGCGAAAAACATTCATGTAGATACCTATAGAGAAGCTGTGAAGGAAATGACAAAGTTGGGAGTCATAGAAGAACAGCGTCCGTGGTTTAAAGCTCATAATAGACGGAACCTGCCTATGTATATTTATCATGAGAAATTATCAAAAGAATTAGCCCAGGAAGTACATGATCATTATGTGCCGATGTTAAATGAGTTGTATGAAAAGCTAAGGGCGAACTTTTAACGGGATCAATTTTACCTTCAGGCAGTATAGTTTTTCTCGTAGAATCAAACTGATAAAATGGTATTGAAATTCCAACTATGAAAGGACTTTAAACAATGTCAAATATAGAAATACCTGTTTCGGCTTTGAACTTAGCCCCTCTACGTCAAGGACAGCAGCCAAAAGATGCGATAGATGCTATGGTCGATTTAGCTCAATCAGTTGAAAAGATGGGGTATACACGTTACTGGATTGCAGAACACCATAACACTCCAACATTAGTAAGTTCAGCAACAGCCATCTTAATCAAGCATACGTTAGAGCATACAGAACATATTCGGGTAGGTTCAGGCGGAATTATGCTACCAAACCACTCCCCGCTGGTAGTGGCAGAGCAATTCGGTACGATGGCGACGATTTATCCAGACCGTTTAGATCTCGGTCTTGGCCGAGCTCCTGGTACTGATATGGTTACTGCAAGTGCTTTACGAAGAGCGAAGAGTGACTCGGTTCATACATTCCCGGAAGACGTAAAAGCACTTCTTACTTATTTTGGACCTGAAGAAAAACAAAGCTATGTGAAAGCTTTTCCAGGTGTAGGCTTACATGTGCCAATTTATATTCTTGGTTCTTCAACTGAGTCTGCAATCCT from Salirhabdus salicampi harbors:
- a CDS encoding YbgA family protein, giving the protein MGDFTKPVVVVSKCLEFGACRYNGDMLSDSTISKLKDHVTFRPVCPEVEIGLGVPRETIRLVKEDFYKPRLMQPSTREDLTEKMNKFSMEYVSSLKNDIDGFILKGRSPTCGIRDAKVYAKFEKSPVVEKTSGLFASHILNAYPSIVVEEEGRLKNFIIREHFFTKLFTLSEFRRIRTANSVERLKHFHHKHHYLFIAYNQTQYKKLKQLIARQTEQTEQLFHQYEQGLLQLFQKAPRYTSNVKVCKMIFHKFKHLLIDKEQHFFADHLTQYSEKRIPLSTITSLLKSWLIRFGETKLLEQSYFNPYPNQLIEISDSGKGRDYN
- a CDS encoding LLM class flavin-dependent oxidoreductase, with the protein product MSNIEIPVSALNLAPLRQGQQPKDAIDAMVDLAQSVEKMGYTRYWIAEHHNTPTLVSSATAILIKHTLEHTEHIRVGSGGIMLPNHSPLVVAEQFGTMATIYPDRLDLGLGRAPGTDMVTASALRRAKSDSVHTFPEDVKALLTYFGPEEKQSYVKAFPGVGLHVPIYILGSSTESAILAGKLGLPYSFASHFAPTYMADAIALYRKHFQPSEYLETPYVIIGANVIACETDEEAERELTTMQQFFLNVVRGSRTPLSPPVEHMDEIWNYSEKNMVNSMTSVTFKGSKETVRQQLIDFQNQFNVDEIMAVTYMYEPSKQKRSYEIFKEIVDGH
- a CDS encoding flavin reductase family protein produces the protein MIEAIDQQVMHSYPGMVALVTVTSKEENNIMAAGWHSYISYDPPIYGVAIGRERYTYKLIKEAGTFAINFLPFERAKFIQQAGVYSGINVNKFKKGEMEYFKGEVTNSPILKDAYIAYECETIDRNTYGDHDWFVGGIVQFYRDNEVFTEGGLPNFDKLSIPLYIGHSLYTSVNRESDFVSRQIIDKD
- a CDS encoding SDR family oxidoreductase; translated protein: MKFKIKEKRVALITGTSSGFGLLTSIALAKEGYFVCATMRDITKQKSLLQAAFKEDVRESIKVIPLDVTDSNNIRTVVGDILKQYGTIDVLVNNAGFAQGGFTEEITMEKWRKQFDVNVFGLIEVTKAVLPSMRDRKQGKIINISSISGQIGFPAMAPYAASKFAVEGFSESLRLELRSKGIHVVLIEPGSYKTNIWSKGLESVKIQKDSHYEKEIKSIFNRVKNTADNASPPDEVINKIVQVANHPAPSFRYPIGRGVSFAIKLKQSLPWRVWERMITKKL
- a CDS encoding glycine/sarcosine/betaine reductase selenoprotein B family protein, translating into MELSRKAIPYTPMGKPLHESTIMIVSTSGVHLKNQEPYNTEPSEGDSTFRVIPGDVDANDLTVTHAAPKEHYNTDAPKEDINCVFPIDRLREMVDDGDIGGVAEKHLTMMGYSMRLNKINKETIPALVKEVVRSKADAVLLTAG
- a CDS encoding HI0074 family nucleotidyltransferase substrate-binding subunit — protein: MDTASKEIRWKQLFDNFDKVLMILKKYNRTTLDRDIERAGYIHYFEMAMEHSKKVLHAYLEAKNIHVDTYREAVKEMTKLGVIEEQRPWFKAHNRRNLPMYIYHEKLSKELAQEVHDHYVPMLNELYEKLRANF